Genomic DNA from Alistipes indistinctus YIT 12060:
TGCCGATGAACTGGTGTACAGCGATCCGCAGCATCCGCTGCGGTATCTCTCCGCGTCGGTGAGCCGCGACGGACGGATGCTTTTCATTACCGCTACCGAAGGTACCAGCGGTACCGAAATCCTGTATAAAAAGCTCGATCCGGCTTCCGCTGCCCCGGCCCGCGCCTCTGTTTCCAAAGTAACCACGCCCGGATACGGCTTCAAAGTGCTCTTCCCCGGTTTCGCATACGACTATTCGCTCGTCTACGGCCGTGACGGCAAGGCGGTGTTCTACACGAACGACGGCGCATCGAACGGGCGGTTGTTGCAGGCCGACCTCTCCGGTGTGACACCCGTCGTTACGACGCTCGTTCCCGAAGGAGACTGCCTGATGGAGGGAGCTGTCACCGCGGGCGGCAATCTGATGGTTTTCTGGCTCGACAAGGCGCAGAGCCGCGTGAGCCAGTATACGCTCTCGGGCGAGAAAGTGCGCGACGTGGAGCTGCCGGGTATCGGCACCGTCACCGGCATGGAGGGCGACTCTTCGGCCCGGGAGACTTTTTATGCTTATTCGAGCTTTACGATGCCCACCGAAATCTACCGTTACGACCTTTCGTCGGGTGCTTCCGAACCGTTCAAAACGCCGTCCGTGACGTTCGATCCCGGCGAGTTCGTCGCCGAGCAGGTCTTCTATCCGAGTAAGGACGGCACGCAGGTGTCGATGTTCCTCGTGCACCGCAAAGACCTCAGGCGCGACGGCTCCAATCCGGTCTACCTGTACGGTTACGGCGGTTTCAACATCAACCGCACGCCCGGTTTCGCGCCGCAGCACATCCTGCTGATGGAGCAGGGCGGCATTTATGCGCTGGCGAACCTGCGCGGCGGCGGCGAGTACGGCGAGGCGTGGCACAAGGCGGGCATGCTCGCCAACAAGCAGAACGTGTTCGACGACTTTATCGCCGCCGGGGAGTACCTGATCCGCGAGGGCTATACGTCGCCTGAAAAACTGGCGATCGCCGGCGGGTCGAACGGCGGCCTGCTCGTGGGCGCCTGCATGACCCAGCGGCCCGACCTGTTCGCTGTCGCACTGCCTGCCGTGGGGGTGATGGATATGCTGCGTTACCAGTATTTCACCTGCGGCTGGGGCTGGGCCGTCGAGTACGGCAGCAGCGACAATGCGGAGCAGTTCCCCTACCTGTACGCCTATTCGCCGTTGCACAACATCCGCAAGGGAACCTGCTATCCGGCCACGCTGATCACCACCGCCGACCACGACGACCGGGTGGTTCCGGCCCATTCGTTCAAGTTTGCGGCGACGCTGCAGGCCGCACAGGGGTGCGACCGCCCGGCGCTGATCCGCATCGACACCGATGCGGGCCATGGGGCGGGCAAGCCCACCTCGAAGAAGATCGACGAGCTGACCGACACCTATTCGTTCCTGTTCTGGAATACCGGGGTGCGTAAGATTCGTTAGGGAGGCGGCAGGCCCGGTTCCGGCTCCGGTTTGGTCTCGGTTCCGGGTTTTAAGATCGCCGGTGCATCGTCCACTCCGGCTGCGGAGGATTACGATCCGGTACGGTAACGGCCTGGAATTGGAACGAGCGGCGCAGATAACATCTGCGCCGCTCGTTGTTTTGTTTATGTAGGGGTTCTCTCTCTCTCTCTCTCTTTATTATTTATTCACACACTTTCTTCCGACCGCCTCCGGTCGGCTCTTGTTTTGTTTCCGGTTTACCCGTGCTTTGTCCCCGCTTTTTTATCTTCGACCTTTTCCCGGGCTGCTTGTGTCCTTTTTCGGCTTTGCTTTTTCTCGTTTTTCCTGATTTTTTGCCGAATCAGATTTCCAATTTCTGCCTCAGTTCCTGGTAGCCGGTCGTGCTGGTACGCAGCGCCGTACCGTTTTTGAGGATCACGTAGTAGCTCTCTTTGCCCCGGCAGTCGACCGAGGCGATCTCGGCGAGGCTGACGATGTAGGAGCGGTGGATGCGGACGAAACGTGCCGGGGGCAGTGTCTGCTGGAAATATTTCATCGTCTGCTCCTTGAGGAAATTTCCCTGTGCGGTGCAGAGCGTCACGTAGTCCCCGTCGGCCTGGATGTAGAACAGTTCGTCGAGCGGGATGATGTGCACGCGGTTGTTGTGCTTCACGGAGATGGTTTCCGGTTTCTCTTCGGTGCTTTCGTCTGCGGAGACGGCTTCGCCCGCGCTTTCGAGTTCGATCGAACCGAAGGCGTTCGCTCCGCGGACGATCAGTCGCCGGTCGCCGGCCGGAGCCTTTTCTGTCCGCCGGTCTTTGATATCGCCCATGAACGAGCCGACCGTGACCTGTACGCACCACGAAGCCGGTACGGTGATCTTCGTCGTTGCAAAGGCGTTGTTGACTTCCAGGAAGGAGTCCCCCTCGGGCAGGTTCGTGTGCGTCAGGTTGAGGCGGGTTTCGCCGAAAGCGGTAGAGGCTACCGCGCCTCGGAACGGTTTTTCGATAATGGCGTGGTCGATCTGTCCGAAGGCGCAGGAAATTTGCGGCACGCCTTTTTTCCCGGTTTTCACTTCGAGGAATTTTTTATCCGAGGCGTGCCATTTGCGTCCCGCTTTTAGCATTTCAAGCCCCGCCGCTAAGAACAGTGCGGCGAAAAAGAGGGTCGTGAGCAGGCTCTTCTCGAAAGGCATCGGCATGCCCAGCACCCGGTAAACGTGCGGGATCATGAAGTAGGCTCCCGTGCAGAGGACGGCGCACCCGAATCCGTCGCGCCGTGTCAGCAGCAGGTGTACCCCGAGCAGTACGAACAGCGCCTGCCACGAGACGATCATGCGCATCGCCCAGCCGGGGACGATTCCCGTGACCGAGAGGATCAGTACCGTTGCCGCGAGCAGCAGCAGCCATCCGAAAGTTTTGCCGGGATTGAATTTCATAGCTTTCCTGATTTGGGTTTCGGCGCAAAAGTAGACTGCCTCCGGCTCCCGTCCAAGCGGTTTTCGGTGAACGGCGACCCTTTCCCGGCGAACAGCCGCCGCTTCCCGGTAAACGGGACGGACTGATAAACTGGCGGCCCGATTAACGTAGGGCCGATAGACGGTCGGCCCTGTTTCCTGTGTTCGTATAGAGCATACTTTCCGGTTTCTCCAGGGCTGCGTCTTAGTCTGTATTGCCGGGTCGGCATCCGGCGTTTGTACTGTTTCGTATTGTTATTTGTACCGCTTCCCGATCAGCTGGTCGCCGCCGAACTGGTTGACCCGGCGTTCGAGCGTGTCGATCACCGTGCCGTCGCGCAGTACGCGCAGGGTCAGTTTCAGCGGCGGCGAATCCGAGACTCGGTCCGATTCGGGCAGCCCGCACGGAACCACATAGAGGCAGACGGCCGTTTCGGCGGCCGGGACGGGAGTCGTGACGCTCAGTTTCGTTCCGGTGTGGTCGTTGCCGTTGTCGGCGCTAGCGACGCCGCAGGGATTCCCTTCCGCGTCGAACGAGTAGAGGTGCAGGTGCACGTTCATCTGCCGCCAGATGCGCTCGTCGCCTTCGGCTTCGAGCGTGAAGGTATGCTGTTTGTCCATGGTGTCGTTGTTTTTTGTCGCAGGTCGTTTGGATCGGTGTCGATGTTCGGGATCGGCCGGAACCGCGTGTGGCTCCCGCCGGTGCTTCCGTCCTGCCGTGCCGGCTGCATGCGTTCGCTTGCCCTTGTTCCGTTCCTGTCGCTGTTTCGGGTCTTCGGTCTGCCTCTCTTCCTGCCTGCCTTTTTGTTCGCGCCTTTGTCTCTGCTTTTGTTTTTTGTATTTCCGCCCTCGGCTTTTTCCTGTTCCTGCCCCGGTATTTATTTTCCGGGGGCTCCTGCGTTACTGGGGCTGTATTTCCCGGGCGAAAAAATCGCGGAAAAAGAGCAGGTGGTACTCCACGGCATGGCGCCAATAGTCGTGCGTGTGCCGTCCGGGACGCACGATGAATTCATGCGGGACGTTGCGGTAGAGCAGTTCTTCATGCAGGCGCAGGTTT
This window encodes:
- a CDS encoding prolyl oligopeptidase family serine peptidase, which produces MKKIFYAAALPVLMLALAACRSEMKKITVKDYPVARMDSTVDDYFGTRVEDPYRWMEDDNASETAAWVRAENEVTQHYLAQIPYRDKIRGRLTELWNYPKYDVPRKVGGYYFFFENDGLRNQSVLYRQQGLSGKPEPFLDPNTLSDQGTVALIDVSFSKDDRYLAYAAASAGSDWVEIRVMETATGRTLPDVIRWVKFSGAVWSGEGFYYSGYDEPDRAQLLSGQNRDQKVYYHRLGTPQDADELVYSDPQHPLRYLSASVSRDGRMLFITATEGTSGTEILYKKLDPASAAPARASVSKVTTPGYGFKVLFPGFAYDYSLVYGRDGKAVFYTNDGASNGRLLQADLSGVTPVVTTLVPEGDCLMEGAVTAGGNLMVFWLDKAQSRVSQYTLSGEKVRDVELPGIGTVTGMEGDSSARETFYAYSSFTMPTEIYRYDLSSGASEPFKTPSVTFDPGEFVAEQVFYPSKDGTQVSMFLVHRKDLRRDGSNPVYLYGYGGFNINRTPGFAPQHILLMEQGGIYALANLRGGGEYGEAWHKAGMLANKQNVFDDFIAAGEYLIREGYTSPEKLAIAGGSNGGLLVGACMTQRPDLFAVALPAVGVMDMLRYQYFTCGWGWAVEYGSSDNAEQFPYLYAYSPLHNIRKGTCYPATLITTADHDDRVVPAHSFKFAATLQAAQGCDRPALIRIDTDAGHGAGKPTSKKIDELTDTYSFLFWNTGVRKIR
- a CDS encoding LytTR family transcriptional regulator DNA-binding domain-containing protein; translated protein: MKFNPGKTFGWLLLLAATVLILSVTGIVPGWAMRMIVSWQALFVLLGVHLLLTRRDGFGCAVLCTGAYFMIPHVYRVLGMPMPFEKSLLTTLFFAALFLAAGLEMLKAGRKWHASDKKFLEVKTGKKGVPQISCAFGQIDHAIIEKPFRGAVASTAFGETRLNLTHTNLPEGDSFLEVNNAFATTKITVPASWCVQVTVGSFMGDIKDRRTEKAPAGDRRLIVRGANAFGSIELESAGEAVSADESTEEKPETISVKHNNRVHIIPLDELFYIQADGDYVTLCTAQGNFLKEQTMKYFQQTLPPARFVRIHRSYIVSLAEIASVDCRGKESYYVILKNGTALRTSTTGYQELRQKLEI